In the genome of Triticum urartu cultivar G1812 chromosome 5, Tu2.1, whole genome shotgun sequence, one region contains:
- the LOC125510842 gene encoding uncharacterized protein LOC125510842, which translates to MHSMMNSSMKVTDVNMETEVPELLLVPNHVDSNGRHLPNHSPMKITDVDMKIEALTNYINLRRVGGEGGSMNVGNKKTKKKIFRVPQDELDEILLYQAAPAPAWQSAAKRYPWVVAEMEKIKVGFLAGQDKMRRQYEALGYATFEAEVTDDEQEEDAAVTTPYQDKDETLTTSFHERNDDAAVTTPYKENLEKDETSAASFHEKNDDAQAAAVTTPYKEKDETSAASFHEENDGAAATTSPWITPRGRGRRRFRPGVVKQACGVKKIT; encoded by the coding sequence ATGCACAGCATGATGAACAGCTCGATGAAGGTCACCGATGTCAACATGGAAACAGAGGTGCCTGAGCTTCTTCTTGTACCAAATCATGTCGATTCCAACGGACGCCATTTGCCAAACCACAGCCCGATGAAGATCACCGATGTGGATATGAAAATAGAGGCGCTAACAAATTACATCAACCTCAGACGAGTAGGAGGAGAGGGGGGCAGTATGAATGTGGGGAacaagaagaccaagaagaagatTTTCCGTGTGCCCCAGGACGAGCTGGATGAGATTCTTTTGTACCAAGCGGCGCCGGCGCCCGCTTGGCAGAGTGCGGCCAAACGCTATCCTTGGGTCGTCGCCGAGATGGAGAAGATCAAGGTAGGCTTTCTCGCCGGGCAGGACAAGATGAGGCGGCAGTACGAGGCCCTGGGCTACGCCACGTTTGAAGCGGAGGTCACCGATGATGAGCAggaggaagacgcggcagtgaCGACTCCTTATCAGGACAAGGATGAAACATTGACGACATCTTTTCATGAGCGGAACGATGATGCAGCAGTGACAACTCCTTACAAGGAGAACTTGGAGAAGGATGAAACATCAGCGGCATCTTTTCATGAGAAGAATGACGATGCACAAGCAGCAGCAGTGACGACTCCTTACAAGGAGAAGGATGAAACATCAGCGGCATCTTTTCATGAGGAGAATGACGGTGCAGCAGCGACAACTTCTCCTTGGATCACTCCACGAGGAAGAGGCCGAAGAAGATTTCGCCCGGGAGTCGTCAAGCAAGCATGCGGTGTTAAAAAGATAACTTAG